In the Pseudolabrys taiwanensis genome, one interval contains:
- a CDS encoding 3-(methylthio)propionyl-CoA ligase, whose amino-acid sequence MLGLMQGWPLLCQRVVDHAATFHGGRKVITRSVEGPIVETTYAEIRTRALKVAQRLEKDGIKLGDRVATLAWNTWRHLESWYGIMGIGAIYHTVNPRLFPEQIVWIVNHAEDRMMFVDLTFVPLVEKIADKLTSIERYVILTDGAHMPQTSLRNAIAYEDWIAEVDGDFAWKEFDENTAAGMCYTSGTTGHPKGVLYSHRSNVLHSMIAAMPDAMAASSRDVILPVVPMFHANCWGLALTAPMVGASLVMPGPKMDGASIYELLETYKVTFTAAVPTIWLMLLQDLEKTGQKLPHLDRVVIGGSACPRAMTKTFQDVYGVRVIHAWGMTEMSPLGSLCTLKPEYAQLTGDARLDIEMKQGHAPFGVEMKITDDNDKDLPWDGKTFGRLKVRGPAVAKSYYKGEGNEAFDEEGWFDTGDVATMDEYGYMQITDRSKDVIKSGGEWISSIDLENLAVGHPKVAEAAVIGVTHPKWDERPLLVIVLKKGETATKEDILGFMKGKCAKWWMPDDVAFVDEIPHTATGKILKTRLRTQFKDYVLPMQAAE is encoded by the coding sequence ATGCTCGGCCTGATGCAAGGTTGGCCGCTGTTGTGCCAACGCGTCGTCGATCACGCCGCCACATTCCACGGCGGCCGCAAGGTCATCACCCGCTCGGTCGAGGGACCGATCGTTGAGACGACTTATGCGGAAATCCGCACCCGCGCGTTGAAGGTCGCGCAGCGGCTGGAGAAGGACGGCATCAAGCTCGGCGACCGCGTCGCGACGCTCGCCTGGAACACCTGGCGGCACCTCGAATCCTGGTACGGCATCATGGGGATCGGCGCGATCTATCACACGGTCAATCCGCGCCTGTTCCCGGAACAGATCGTCTGGATCGTCAACCATGCGGAAGACCGCATGATGTTCGTCGATCTCACCTTCGTGCCGCTCGTCGAGAAGATCGCGGACAAGCTGACGAGCATCGAGCGCTATGTGATCCTCACCGACGGCGCGCATATGCCGCAGACGTCGCTCCGGAACGCGATCGCCTACGAGGACTGGATCGCCGAGGTCGACGGCGATTTCGCCTGGAAGGAGTTCGACGAGAACACCGCCGCCGGCATGTGCTACACCTCCGGCACCACCGGCCATCCGAAGGGCGTACTCTATTCGCACCGCTCCAACGTGTTGCATTCGATGATCGCGGCGATGCCCGACGCCATGGCGGCGTCGAGCCGCGACGTGATCCTGCCCGTGGTGCCGATGTTCCACGCCAACTGCTGGGGCCTCGCATTGACCGCACCGATGGTCGGCGCGAGCTTGGTGATGCCCGGGCCGAAGATGGACGGCGCCTCGATCTACGAATTGCTCGAAACCTACAAGGTCACCTTCACCGCCGCCGTTCCGACCATCTGGCTGATGCTGCTGCAGGACCTGGAGAAGACCGGCCAGAAACTGCCGCATCTCGATCGCGTGGTGATCGGCGGCTCGGCCTGCCCGCGCGCCATGACCAAGACATTCCAGGACGTCTATGGCGTACGGGTGATCCATGCCTGGGGCATGACCGAGATGAGCCCGCTCGGCTCGCTCTGCACCTTGAAGCCGGAATACGCGCAGCTGACCGGCGACGCCAGGCTCGATATCGAGATGAAACAGGGCCACGCGCCGTTCGGCGTCGAGATGAAGATCACCGACGACAACGACAAGGACCTCCCCTGGGACGGCAAGACGTTCGGCCGGCTCAAGGTGCGCGGGCCGGCGGTCGCCAAGAGCTATTACAAAGGCGAAGGCAACGAGGCCTTCGACGAAGAAGGCTGGTTCGACACCGGTGACGTCGCCACCATGGATGAGTACGGCTACATGCAGATCACCGACCGCTCCAAGGACGTGATCAAGTCCGGCGGCGAATGGATCTCGTCGATCGACCTCGAAAACCTCGCGGTCGGCCATCCCAAAGTGGCGGAAGCCGCCGTTATCGGCGTGACGCATCCCAAATGGGACGAACGCCCGCTGCTTGTCATCGTGCTGAAGAAAGGCGAGACCGCGACCAAGGAGGACATCCTCGGCTTCATGAAGGGCAAATGCGCCAAGTGGTGGATGCCGGACGACGTGGCCTTCGTCGACGAAATCCCGCACACCGCGACGGGCAAGATCCTGAAGACGCGGCTGCGGACGCAGTTCAAGGATTACGTGCTGCCGATGCAGGCGGCGGAATGA
- a CDS encoding response regulator has translation MPTTMFSEEGPVAVSAQRDPIRIAIVEDDIAVRKMLVSVLSADPQYAVVAEFGEGLPAIAAMPHLAPDIVLADIGLPDVSGIEVIRGIKAVCPTCSVLVVTTFGDEKTVTAALEAGADGYLLKGLALDELKRDIRALRDGGSPLSPLIARKLLNRLQADGPGARPEMASDTALTPREQEILQLIAKGFSYAETSKICGIGTATVHSHLKSIYRKLEVHSKTEAVYEARRRSLIN, from the coding sequence ATGCCCACGACGATGTTTTCCGAGGAAGGGCCGGTGGCCGTCAGCGCACAGAGAGATCCGATCCGCATCGCGATCGTCGAGGACGATATTGCGGTGCGGAAAATGCTGGTGTCGGTCCTGTCGGCCGATCCGCAGTATGCCGTCGTCGCCGAATTCGGCGAGGGACTGCCGGCGATCGCGGCCATGCCGCATTTGGCACCCGACATCGTGCTGGCGGACATCGGGTTACCGGACGTGTCCGGCATCGAGGTCATTCGCGGCATCAAGGCCGTCTGCCCGACCTGCAGTGTACTGGTCGTAACCACCTTCGGCGATGAGAAGACCGTCACCGCCGCGCTTGAGGCCGGCGCCGATGGCTACCTGCTCAAAGGCCTGGCGCTCGACGAACTCAAGCGCGACATCCGCGCGCTTCGCGACGGCGGCTCGCCGCTGTCGCCCCTGATCGCCCGCAAGCTGCTCAACCGGTTGCAGGCAGATGGTCCGGGCGCGCGACCGGAGATGGCGTCCGACACCGCCTTGACGCCGCGCGAGCAGGAAATACTGCAACTCATCGCTAAGGGGTTCTCCTACGCCGAAACGTCGAAGATCTGCGGCATCGGCACCGCGACGGTCCACAGCCACCTCAAGAGCATCTATCGCAAGCTCGAGGTGCATTCGAAGACGGAAGCGGTCTACGAGGCGCGTCGCCGCAGCCTCATCAACTAG
- a CDS encoding cache domain-containing protein, producing MTPRKARILSGRLSNASSAIICGTFSLFVLLLCVAAGLHFKSLIQQEFYRQTETVAQVLLADFEDDVAAADAILSRVAADIPKDAVSPEHEQQLHRLLSGYTPQPSMIGPAILDRNGTLIASATTDAVPAMSLKDRNAFRIHADSPNEDILYIGTPMRSAMVDEWIIQFSRPLRDETGAFYGVVILSYRLSHFVRLYEKLKLSDRGFAALAGKDGVVRVRTFNGTIGLGDEVPRVAVAYRRVLAGENVGTFYARTGPDDVLRIGTFVASQMTPFYVTVAYDNDYLRARYIGFLYALGLCWLVLTAGIVAATYFIRRLETVKRQAQLEIVNSAVAERQNISADMHDSIGASLAALLASLSTGHIQAADVRRKVGEVLMELRFLVDSSEPVDGDVGLLLGNVRHRMGSGIELAGIAFDWQIGDLPPIEGLTPRDTLAVKLVLMEAFSNVLHHSKATVAKLAAHYNASTSAIVICVSDNGRGFDETTTAAGRGLSNMRKRVATISTGATIEINSSPGRGTTIRLTLDAPRSAS from the coding sequence ATGACCCCACGCAAAGCGCGCATTTTGTCCGGCCGCCTGTCGAACGCCTCGAGCGCGATCATTTGCGGCACGTTCTCGCTTTTCGTTCTGCTGCTGTGCGTCGCGGCGGGCCTCCATTTCAAGTCGCTCATCCAGCAAGAATTTTATCGTCAGACGGAAACCGTCGCGCAGGTTCTCCTCGCTGACTTCGAAGACGACGTGGCCGCCGCAGACGCGATCCTGTCGCGCGTTGCGGCCGACATCCCGAAAGACGCCGTGTCGCCCGAGCACGAACAGCAACTCCATCGGCTGCTCTCCGGCTACACGCCACAACCCTCAATGATCGGGCCGGCAATTCTCGACCGCAACGGCACGCTGATTGCCAGCGCCACCACCGACGCGGTGCCGGCGATGTCGCTGAAGGATCGGAACGCGTTCCGCATCCACGCGGACTCACCGAACGAGGACATCCTCTATATCGGCACGCCGATGCGCAGCGCGATGGTCGATGAATGGATCATCCAATTCTCACGACCGCTGCGGGACGAGACCGGAGCATTCTACGGAGTCGTGATCCTCTCCTATCGCCTGTCCCACTTCGTGCGGCTCTACGAGAAGCTCAAGCTCAGCGACCGGGGCTTCGCCGCGCTCGCGGGCAAAGACGGGGTCGTGCGCGTCCGCACGTTCAACGGCACCATCGGCCTTGGCGACGAGGTCCCGCGCGTTGCCGTCGCCTATCGCCGTGTCCTCGCCGGCGAGAACGTTGGCACCTTCTATGCGCGCACCGGGCCGGACGATGTCCTGCGCATCGGCACCTTCGTCGCCTCGCAGATGACGCCGTTCTACGTCACCGTCGCCTATGACAATGACTATCTGCGCGCCCGATATATAGGTTTCCTATACGCCCTTGGCCTCTGCTGGCTCGTGCTGACCGCCGGCATCGTAGCGGCCACATACTTCATTCGGCGGCTGGAGACGGTGAAGCGGCAGGCGCAGCTCGAAATCGTCAACTCCGCCGTGGCCGAGCGGCAGAACATCTCGGCCGACATGCACGACAGCATCGGCGCCAGCCTCGCCGCGCTGCTGGCTTCGCTCTCGACCGGCCACATCCAAGCCGCCGATGTCAGGCGCAAAGTCGGCGAGGTTCTGATGGAGCTGCGCTTCCTCGTCGACAGCTCCGAGCCCGTCGACGGCGACGTCGGCCTGCTCCTCGGCAACGTACGGCACCGCATGGGCAGCGGCATCGAGCTGGCGGGGATCGCGTTCGACTGGCAGATCGGCGACTTGCCGCCGATCGAAGGGCTGACCCCACGCGACACGCTGGCGGTCAAGCTCGTCCTGATGGAAGCCTTCAGCAACGTGCTGCATCACTCCAAAGCCACGGTCGCCAAGCTGGCCGCACACTACAACGCCAGCACGTCAGCGATCGTCATTTGCGTCAGCGACAATGGCCGTGGCTTCGACGAGACGACCACGGCGGCGGGCCGCGGCCTGTCGAACATGCGCAAACGCGTTGCTACGATCTCGACGGGGGCCACCATTGAAATCAACTCAAGCCCCGGGCGAGGTACGACGATCCGTCTGACTCTCGACGCGCCCCGATCGGCTAGTTGA
- a CDS encoding TIGR02466 family protein has translation MLDRPYRVNPTAAAPVALTDKQMFMLFPTPLFMGKVSDISLCDRVETKLRDLKNSGVGHSSPEGAVLAYMSPDDIQTLPEMKELVDVIMRESGQILDALAVKRDSHYISNMWANIANPNRRHHLHIHPNCLLSGIIYIATPKRCGQTLFVSPRLLSKGLEPTYTQKNELNADVFSFPAEKGRMVMWPAHLPHGVEQGAAEEADERIVVAFNIMIRGKIEQHTAQLSLL, from the coding sequence ATGCTCGATAGGCCGTATCGCGTTAACCCGACAGCCGCGGCGCCCGTCGCGCTGACCGATAAGCAGATGTTCATGCTGTTTCCGACGCCTCTGTTCATGGGCAAGGTGTCGGATATCAGCTTGTGCGATCGCGTCGAGACGAAATTGCGTGATCTCAAGAACTCGGGCGTCGGTCATTCTTCGCCGGAAGGCGCGGTGCTCGCCTATATGTCGCCTGACGATATCCAGACCTTGCCGGAGATGAAGGAACTGGTCGACGTCATCATGCGGGAGTCGGGGCAGATCCTCGACGCCTTGGCGGTCAAGCGAGACTCCCACTACATCAGCAACATGTGGGCCAATATCGCCAATCCGAACCGGCGGCACCACCTGCACATCCACCCCAACTGTCTGCTCAGCGGCATTATCTACATCGCCACCCCCAAGCGCTGCGGCCAGACGCTGTTCGTCTCGCCCCGGCTGCTCTCGAAGGGGCTCGAGCCGACCTATACGCAGAAGAACGAGCTCAACGCCGACGTCTTCTCGTTCCCGGCGGAGAAGGGGCGCATGGTGATGTGGCCGGCGCATCTGCCGCATGGGGTCGAGCAGGGCGCCGCGGAAGAGGCGGACGAGCGGATCGTCGTCGCCTTCAACATTATGATCCGTGGCAAGATCGAGCAGCACACCGCGCAGCTTAGCCTGCTCTAG
- a CDS encoding extensin family protein: MPLPRERPAVTPPVPGAPHSFREAAGPDFNTSDVTAGPSACDERLAKIATAVPMPRLIGPGACGGGDVVRLDAILLGEDKRVTLKPAPYLRCPMAEQLALWVRDDAAPRAATLGAALSAVETYDDFSCRGRNRQTGGKLSEHGKANAVDVRGLTLADGRFIALTDVHASKELRTSLRDSACARFTTVLGPGSDSYHEEHIHLDLLERRNGYRICQWAVNEPAPPKPTVVSVSAEAVPLPPPRPSNLDNRPHRTRGL; the protein is encoded by the coding sequence GTGCCGTTGCCGCGCGAGCGGCCGGCTGTAACCCCGCCCGTACCGGGCGCGCCGCATTCGTTCCGCGAGGCCGCCGGACCCGATTTCAACACTTCCGATGTCACTGCGGGCCCCTCGGCCTGCGACGAGCGTCTCGCCAAGATCGCGACGGCAGTTCCGATGCCGCGCCTCATTGGCCCCGGCGCCTGCGGCGGCGGGGACGTCGTGCGTCTCGACGCTATCCTGCTCGGCGAGGACAAGCGCGTCACGCTCAAACCTGCGCCTTATTTGCGCTGTCCGATGGCCGAGCAGCTTGCGCTCTGGGTGCGCGACGACGCGGCGCCCCGGGCGGCGACACTCGGGGCCGCGCTGTCGGCGGTCGAGACCTACGACGATTTCTCCTGCCGCGGCCGCAACCGGCAGACCGGCGGCAAGCTCAGCGAGCACGGCAAGGCGAATGCCGTCGATGTTCGCGGACTCACTTTGGCCGATGGTCGCTTCATCGCGCTGACTGATGTGCACGCGTCGAAGGAGCTGCGCACGTCGCTGCGCGACAGCGCCTGCGCGCGTTTCACCACGGTGCTCGGCCCGGGCTCGGACAGCTATCACGAGGAGCACATCCACCTCGATCTGCTCGAGCGCCGCAACGGCTATCGAATTTGCCAGTGGGCCGTGAACGAGCCGGCGCCGCCAAAGCCGACGGTGGTCAGTGTGAGTGCCGAAGCTGTTCCTCTACCGCCGCCGCGGCCGTCCAACCTGGACAATCGGCCGCACCGAACGCGTGGTTTGTGA
- a CDS encoding metallophosphoesterase has translation MSIGDPAAFAPHAAPGVSRRGLLKAGLGVAGVGALVFPGTGAYAALEAANDLVITPYRLTPPGWRAGQRLTISVIADLHAGGPNMGLQRVRQVVDAANALQSDLIVLMGDYFATHRFVTEVVPNEAWSEELGRLRAPFGVYSILGNHDWWHGVKGVREALNRVHVPLMENDAVLLGDPGRRFWLAGLGDQLAHWLGPSRFRGVDDLPGTLKKVTTDDPVLLLVHEPDIFVQVPERVSLTIAGHTHGGQIRLPLVPPLWTPSAYGARFAYGHIVERNRHLIVSGGLGCSQVPLRLGVPPEILHITLG, from the coding sequence ATGAGCATCGGTGATCCCGCAGCTTTCGCCCCGCATGCCGCTCCGGGTGTGAGTCGGCGCGGCCTGCTCAAGGCCGGGCTGGGCGTCGCCGGCGTTGGAGCGCTGGTCTTTCCAGGCACCGGCGCCTATGCCGCGCTGGAGGCCGCCAACGATCTGGTGATCACGCCGTATCGCCTCACGCCGCCGGGCTGGCGCGCCGGTCAGCGACTTACCATCAGCGTCATCGCCGACCTGCACGCGGGCGGCCCCAATATGGGTCTTCAGCGCGTGCGGCAGGTGGTCGACGCCGCCAACGCGCTTCAGAGCGATCTCATCGTGCTGATGGGCGATTACTTCGCCACGCACCGGTTCGTCACCGAAGTGGTGCCGAACGAGGCCTGGTCGGAAGAGCTCGGCCGCCTGCGCGCGCCGTTCGGCGTCTATTCCATCCTCGGCAATCACGACTGGTGGCACGGCGTCAAAGGCGTGCGCGAGGCACTCAACCGCGTGCACGTGCCGTTGATGGAGAACGATGCCGTCCTACTGGGTGATCCCGGCCGCCGCTTCTGGCTCGCCGGACTTGGCGATCAACTCGCGCACTGGCTGGGGCCGAGCCGCTTTCGCGGCGTCGACGATTTGCCCGGCACGCTCAAGAAGGTCACCACCGACGATCCGGTTCTCCTGCTCGTGCACGAACCGGACATCTTCGTGCAGGTGCCGGAGCGTGTGTCCCTGACGATTGCCGGACACACCCATGGCGGCCAGATCCGGCTGCCTCTCGTGCCGCCGCTATGGACGCCATCGGCCTATGGCGCGCGCTTCGCCTACGGCCATATCGTCGAGCGCAACCGACATCTTATCGTCTCGGGTGGGCTCGGCTGCAGCCAAGTGCCGCTGCGTCTCGGCGTGCCGCCGGAGATCCTGCATATCACGCTGGGGTGA
- a CDS encoding SDR family NAD(P)-dependent oxidoreductase gives MDLDIAGRTAIVCGSSQGLGLACARALAAEGVNVVLNGRDKAKLDKAAETLVALARGTVTAVVADLATGDGRQRLLAAAPVCDILINNNGGPKPAYFGEIDHDAWIQVIEANMIAPMMLTRSVLPGMKERRFGRIINVTSAMVTTPRPHMAPSAGARSGLTGAMKALALEVARFNITINNLLPERFDTDRQHQMAKAAMTRESISYEEARARQVQSIAAKRLGDPREFGATCAFLCSTLAGFMSGQNIHLDGGSYPALV, from the coding sequence ATGGATCTGGATATCGCCGGCCGAACCGCCATCGTCTGCGGATCGAGCCAAGGGCTCGGCTTGGCTTGCGCCAGAGCACTGGCAGCCGAAGGCGTGAACGTCGTCCTCAACGGACGCGACAAGGCGAAGCTCGACAAGGCCGCTGAGACCCTCGTCGCCCTGGCGCGCGGCACCGTCACCGCGGTCGTTGCCGACCTCGCCACCGGTGATGGCCGCCAACGCCTGCTGGCGGCAGCGCCGGTCTGCGACATCCTGATCAACAACAATGGCGGCCCGAAGCCGGCCTATTTCGGCGAGATCGATCACGACGCCTGGATACAGGTGATCGAGGCCAATATGATCGCGCCTATGATGCTGACGCGAAGCGTTCTTCCCGGCATGAAGGAGCGACGCTTCGGCCGCATCATCAACGTGACGTCGGCGATGGTGACCACCCCGCGGCCGCATATGGCGCCATCGGCCGGTGCGCGCTCGGGGCTCACAGGTGCGATGAAGGCGCTGGCGCTCGAAGTCGCCCGCTTCAACATCACCATCAACAACCTTCTGCCTGAGCGATTCGATACCGACCGGCAGCATCAGATGGCAAAGGCCGCGATGACGCGCGAGAGCATTTCCTACGAGGAGGCGCGCGCTCGCCAGGTGCAATCCATCGCCGCCAAACGTTTGGGCGATCCACGTGAGTTCGGCGCGACCTGCGCGTTTCTGTGCAGCACATTGGCGGGGTTCATGTCCGGACAGAACATCCATCTCGATGGCGGTTCATACCCCGCGCTCGTGTGA
- a CDS encoding Bug family tripartite tricarboxylate transporter substrate binding protein, with amino-acid sequence MRNGRTMTAACNATRSTTPRMALAVALGLIAYTTTVTAGRAETYPSRPITLVIPYPPGGNVDVSARILQRSIGDTLGQPLIVENRPGGAGLIAGNFVLRAKPDGYTLFVASNGPILLGPLITKDAPYRWQDSFIPISSISQAPTLLLVRKDFPAKTVSDFVEYARKNPEAIKVGYGGVGSINNMVSELMQQVTGVKWLGVNYRGNAPLMTDLIGDHVDAAFIQPVDALPHVESGAVRVLAVIAGKRMEKLPSVPTMAEAGYPNVTGLTFNGLYAPKGTPQQVIDKLSAVMRQALRKPEAVAAFEKLGSEAYPSTPTEFTKFMTEQTAVWSEVVKKSHIQVDN; translated from the coding sequence ATGCGAAATGGTCGAACGATGACGGCTGCCTGCAACGCCACGCGCAGCACGACGCCGCGAATGGCGCTCGCCGTGGCTCTCGGACTTATCGCCTACACGACAACGGTCACGGCGGGACGCGCCGAAACCTATCCTTCGCGACCGATAACGCTGGTCATCCCCTATCCGCCCGGCGGCAATGTCGACGTCAGCGCGCGCATCCTGCAGCGTTCGATCGGCGATACGCTCGGTCAACCGCTCATCGTCGAGAATAGGCCGGGCGGCGCTGGACTCATCGCCGGCAACTTCGTGCTGCGCGCGAAGCCGGATGGATACACGTTATTCGTCGCATCCAACGGCCCCATCCTGCTCGGCCCGCTGATCACCAAGGACGCGCCGTATCGCTGGCAAGATTCGTTCATTCCGATTAGCTCGATTTCGCAGGCTCCCACACTGCTGCTGGTGCGCAAGGATTTTCCCGCGAAAACGGTTTCCGACTTCGTCGAATACGCGCGGAAAAATCCGGAAGCGATCAAGGTCGGCTACGGCGGCGTCGGTAGCATCAACAACATGGTCAGCGAGTTGATGCAGCAGGTGACCGGCGTCAAATGGCTCGGCGTCAACTACCGCGGCAATGCGCCGCTGATGACCGATCTGATCGGCGATCACGTCGACGCCGCCTTCATTCAGCCCGTCGACGCGCTGCCGCACGTCGAAAGCGGCGCTGTGCGCGTGCTCGCCGTCATCGCCGGCAAGCGCATGGAAAAGTTGCCATCCGTTCCGACAATGGCCGAAGCCGGCTATCCCAACGTAACCGGTCTCACCTTCAACGGATTGTATGCCCCGAAAGGAACGCCGCAGCAGGTCATCGACAAACTCAGCGCCGTCATGCGCCAGGCGCTGCGCAAGCCCGAAGCGGTGGCGGCCTTCGAGAAGCTCGGCTCCGAAGCCTATCCCAGCACACCGACCGAGTTCACGAAGTTCATGACGGAGCAGACGGCCGTCTGGAGCGAGGTGGTGAAGAAGAGCCACATCCAGGTCGACAACTAA
- a CDS encoding polysaccharide deacetylase family protein, translating to MGYIGTHSGGEEIALPADFRWPGGRRLAVFFRCAFEGWSDGHWPGIGPMGNPLKPGFLDLNALGFAEYGHRRGIFRAMETLAAFNVKATIMLSGVMAERHPEIVRQLSDQGHDLVAHSYAMDVIPVYLSEEDERANIRRTVDLIVKATGGKRPTGWISPRGTPSQRTAKMLTEESFEWHGDSLNDDLPYLVKYDTGTIVAFSSNMECNDLPLYMRYGNPPKVMLEIFQDWLAYVRKHEQGPARLDPTIHSHVFGRPLGMSVFREMLEIATAADDIWVGTRSEAVKYILGQVR from the coding sequence ATGGGCTACATCGGCACGCATAGCGGCGGCGAGGAAATCGCACTTCCGGCGGATTTTCGCTGGCCCGGCGGACGCCGTCTCGCCGTGTTCTTCCGCTGCGCTTTCGAGGGCTGGTCGGACGGCCATTGGCCGGGCATCGGACCGATGGGCAATCCGCTCAAGCCTGGCTTCCTCGATCTGAACGCGCTCGGGTTCGCCGAGTACGGCCATCGCCGCGGCATCTTCCGCGCGATGGAGACCTTGGCAGCCTTCAATGTGAAGGCGACCATCATGCTGTCGGGCGTAATGGCCGAGCGTCATCCGGAGATCGTCAGGCAGTTGTCAGATCAGGGTCATGACCTTGTCGCGCATTCGTATGCGATGGACGTCATCCCAGTCTATCTCAGCGAGGAGGACGAACGCGCCAATATCCGCCGCACCGTCGACCTGATCGTGAAGGCGACCGGCGGCAAGCGTCCGACCGGGTGGATCAGCCCGCGAGGTACGCCCAGCCAGCGCACCGCGAAGATGCTGACCGAGGAAAGCTTCGAATGGCACGGGGACTCGCTGAATGACGACCTTCCCTATCTCGTCAAATACGATACGGGCACCATCGTCGCCTTCTCCAGCAACATGGAGTGCAACGACCTGCCGCTCTACATGCGCTATGGCAATCCGCCGAAGGTGATGCTGGAGATATTCCAAGATTGGCTCGCCTATGTGCGCAAGCACGAGCAAGGCCCGGCGCGGCTCGATCCGACCATTCATTCGCATGTGTTTGGACGCCCGCTCGGCATGTCCGTCTTCCGCGAGATGCTGGAGATCGCCACTGCTGCCGACGATATCTGGGTCGGCACACGCTCTGAAGCGGTCAAATACATTCTCGGACAGGTCCGCTAA
- a CDS encoding LysR family transcriptional regulator has product MNNIDIELLRAFCALMSERSVSRAAARLNLSQPAMSHALGRLRNVFQDPLLLRSRGGMAPTERAVAVEPRIRAILHELDAVVAPPEKFDPRTSTRTFVLTATEYAEFVLLPALMSRIGTEAPGIRIEIRAPNQNRMLDWLEAGEIDMRIAWVRNAVGSLRSRALFQDSLVCIVRSDHPVIGSALSLAQFFTLPHARPQVIGRTTTAQAIDEAVAARGGKLRVGLSVQNYLIIPHIVASSDFIATLPRRLVAALTPQLPIKVLEPPLRLPRMRYAAFWHDRSHTDAGHQWLRRTIADTASRL; this is encoded by the coding sequence ATGAATAATATAGATATCGAGCTGCTGCGGGCGTTTTGCGCGCTGATGAGCGAGCGCAGTGTCTCGCGTGCCGCGGCGCGGCTGAATCTCAGTCAGCCGGCGATGAGCCATGCACTCGGCCGTTTGCGCAATGTGTTCCAGGATCCGCTGCTGCTGCGCTCACGCGGCGGTATGGCGCCGACCGAGCGCGCCGTCGCCGTCGAGCCGCGCATCCGCGCGATTCTGCACGAGCTCGACGCGGTCGTGGCGCCGCCGGAGAAATTCGATCCGCGCACCTCGACCCGGACGTTTGTCCTCACCGCGACCGAATATGCCGAATTCGTTCTGTTGCCGGCGCTCATGTCCCGCATCGGCACGGAGGCGCCGGGCATTCGGATTGAGATTCGTGCGCCGAACCAGAACCGCATGTTGGACTGGCTTGAGGCGGGCGAGATCGACATGCGCATTGCCTGGGTGCGCAATGCCGTGGGGTCGTTGCGATCGCGGGCGCTGTTTCAGGACAGTCTGGTGTGCATTGTCCGCAGCGATCATCCGGTCATCGGCAGCGCATTGTCGCTCGCGCAGTTCTTCACGCTGCCCCACGCGCGTCCTCAGGTGATCGGCCGCACGACCACGGCTCAGGCCATCGACGAGGCCGTCGCCGCGCGCGGCGGCAAGTTACGGGTCGGCCTATCGGTGCAGAATTATCTGATCATCCCGCACATCGTCGCGAGCTCGGATTTCATCGCCACCTTACCGCGTCGGCTCGTGGCGGCCTTAACTCCGCAGTTGCCGATAAAGGTGCTGGAGCCGCCGCTGCGGCTGCCGCGCATGCGTTATGCCGCGTTCTGGCACGACCGTAGCCACACCGATGCCGGCCACCAGTGGCTGCGGCGCACGATTGCCGACACCGCGAGCCGTCTTTGA
- a CDS encoding L,D-transpeptidase: MATRGLSVVLLGIGLVLGGCMQSTVEPASEANLTVRDKKLLAAAPYEKVNIPEPYKRHIVTYHRKETPGTIVVDSDARYLYYVLDGGKAIRYGVTVGEEALAWSGVAKIGRKAEWPTWTPTADIKKRMDVPNFVSGGPQNPMGARALYLYANGKDTLYRIHGTNQPEYIGQAISSGCIRMTNEDVIDLYNRAKDGSVVVVLAPGQGDAPFNPRVASTSSLFR, translated from the coding sequence ATGGCAACACGGGGGTTGTCGGTCGTTCTCTTGGGAATCGGCCTGGTTCTGGGCGGCTGCATGCAGTCCACCGTCGAACCGGCTTCGGAAGCTAATCTGACGGTTCGGGACAAGAAGCTCTTGGCGGCGGCGCCGTACGAGAAGGTCAACATTCCGGAGCCGTATAAGCGGCACATCGTCACGTATCACCGCAAGGAAACGCCCGGGACGATCGTGGTCGATTCCGACGCGCGCTACCTTTATTACGTGCTCGATGGCGGCAAGGCGATCCGCTACGGCGTGACCGTCGGCGAAGAAGCGCTGGCCTGGTCCGGCGTTGCCAAGATCGGACGCAAGGCGGAATGGCCGACCTGGACGCCGACTGCGGACATCAAGAAGCGTATGGATGTGCCGAACTTCGTCTCCGGCGGCCCGCAGAACCCCATGGGCGCCCGCGCGCTGTATCTCTACGCCAACGGCAAGGACACCCTGTACCGTATTCATGGCACCAACCAGCCTGAATACATCGGTCAGGCGATCTCCTCGGGCTGCATCCGCATGACCAACGAGGACGTCATCGACCTCTACAACCGCGCCAAGGACGGCTCGGTGGTGGTGGTGCTGGCGCCCGGCCAGGGCGATGCGCCGTTCAATCCGCGCGTCGCTTCGACCAGCTCGTTGTTCCGCTAA